A single window of Fibrobacter sp. UWH6 DNA harbors:
- a CDS encoding LamG-like jellyroll fold domain-containing protein — protein MTIVGLGYVTIAAIADLKYSHQVPVNSHFQKKWHGAENKFSLAVDGSSSHTPYLMEDFLYEKPYVNLGLFVADPTLQAIDPNCYYEKSRTSNNTDCEIGLYGKRDSVLVSGDTLKVDGSFQKKRYNEYQKNPIEFKTDADWNKMGVKIDRWERVSGIDANGKVSSDEVPIRHVERYEIPPITVTNYIEKYSFVVDDLMPHRLREIYMNFNFQQELVWECDVEKDPTANDACKVYKRIAGQSWPTTPLMTVPHPVKKDGHFDFNARDYFNASYNDDLSVIQKDNQNTVIVSVVNKIGLSNTQRFYYLFKATEDLLESSWPLPNVVVNKIDGFVGSASALDYQGFSIVSAKDSIFRCVTAKCDSSDSIASWHAMTSSPTAEGLRFSSSQKVDSPAEGDYLWVFNATSFNSTDNSSDSGDIYLVPFVVDTTAPKFTLTTDSYCVNPDSSVFIARVKVDGNDSLTTKNRDAADIRIMQWTLEQKKGGTYNKVSDAKLPFLYDVVSKDFAVTWDGVNKKSLTDGEYRLSAAAIDYALPNLTAYGAVNALFEKVVKQTASETDWNSVINNHKLNVGYDTVEFRVDKTAPALPKFDLVAAPMDSQKVSRYASLPKLARQDNQCVYVSKDSLLNISYSVREALNGRSETSVFINWLFKHIPDSNAVDRAGDSVWLDKDQVDGSWTENTGLLLEDGEYRVLAVTRDEAKNTSTPIKSYPEKMLIDRTAPQIEGLISTIPVYDTASTKPFEASIKVSESKDVAVNRTGMKCSYRIIGGGNENQWREITGSVLHTETFKFYLDKGLIGTNDGKRYFEAACVDLAGNVGVRTSLFFVGKRHPNIVSPTESGDLKMPVIPIVGIAPPDFDDDENSAVYRLRYREANSTEWETDKIMTVAANRSKDSANISKIAQSNEGVLGYFYRDTIYDKQYYIELGVKTCDSCSWRTDSVLITLGKLAADSVKPVVAFDVSKTSMVVGVDSVNMSLRLTGNPSGAYMLRIYAEDSKGVGVFDRSVERAWANPYYGSPYDLTAGLVYDSTKSPAGVWFYQDDSLYHLRWSGLPDTSELQVSFLSSSFGETCMALKGSVIMNLDKGCRVESQMNNFPEITSEYLSGYPMLMPPTTTDNVMILSGDSGHVVMKSEGAFRIVGSHIDTLAGHNVPVYFGSSEMAGFTLAGQNIGVDTMNVLQTGWNVHPEAFGLSFTWDGRLDSRFFPADGKVKVYAEVTGLDGENAFVDVQTKEIDLTSQDVKVVLSNSLPVYPLIVKDPTSYKLGSMSIPYGILYKDAYVNIEIRDSADNPISVLETNKFVAAHSNGKAYSVTWNGKRDSDNNPVDAGTYKVVIKAFPAGTIDTTGGNKPKGDSAIALLSVITTNSMIDKTPGDRSHTDSVSIYVSEAVTDSSLGRVVNRYEPIADYFVDAELSGKYLPKNIREANLVTKFSGTQYPLGFTPERFSLGIKRQRQSLDLVAVIWVDRWIQSCTDGRCDTTDTRNEPLADVRPIHFDEQSLSTSIDIDIDAAKKYGYLGGPDLAEFGKKTKFDMFVTSWREWDSFYNNGQWDGSLLAYTLLKTNSLWDLSKIDVNDVVIPAPGQGGYLPFPRKERGSCAADEEVNENGVHQCIYTQDSVSNQYDPNRELFAVELVGNSASNFYTNEQKINPDHCDNTRYRKLKFSIKLTIPPEYWNAPFGYDNLVNRTIRFDSKNISLYGEKDGYFHTLEKNSLTMNLSRAKNLFDGSQWNLKHSYGLLTPFETQHLPYFKASELSGGGNTFLFADEGVGFEQVSRFTLKFYNDPNDTINYNSRHFIAHIFAPGYAQNITNNGDSLKTDYFMPGDIDFYVSMNKSFGAVFAENADKSVRLDYPAGGKGVNNPGNGKTYYLLGSRIHHYYNDYSDVDWLKQFTLNGDTTSYFKNLSNFKTNPDNLILYSNSDVDFDPGSLSSLHLDSAKVVNGDSLVRSLSISPDSYDASSKKFSAYIALPISISGDVVPTYTTLLKGVPNEKYKISNDTLYIAASDWKQDVRYRRSLDFTSQLPERTSAKELTINHLYRYQSGVNYRRESDNNLYYGTAAEKEWTRNPWIKDVEVVSSRLVHLDDSVHSHLDAVGNATTPSSVNIQYKNEIDVKRPKELVEIRANLIPGTKYHLLYLKDSVYYPVVDSAIEVKTSGERRLAWFNVNRLQGNTQFLLTWGGDNEGGDYSCSHYNLVIGKQVKDTEQGTVTSLFDEVSVTFPQGTLDSSDDFTVRTVAAEDYHFEVFNNVPITGSIVEVLPPKVFGDTLPRIEIKISKAEMRDMNVTPSTLKLYKVDFTNKKFIPLDKVLYGYLGADGHAAVANGFDTAECEIWNDSKCYPGNDDLWEYILISGVTKTFSVFAAMDSRLAEIPDFSLEILPAIAGTSDRDVRVIGLKNFNLYVDNDSLWNDSNDVTPAKLLPYSLDANEIAHVQLPRRGTMTDTNYVFVIAKNDTSELPLAPAAARALTVPANFACSTPSDSVWLGLDNGFMAYGASCNQPGDGIVSLYLNDRLITEIRAEIPDTIVYDGSRKIGGSSVGKIKNGVYESTYLGMSVLGNEMQVMGPKVYTDSARPKVSSWNVVDSSDVLDRIFVVSAKLEDSESGIAKVDIRSVFSSIPLKDVSMMPDSNGNVSAKVRLSRKELASCIGCNLAITMHVEDYGHNYEEITYESSKLYPYPQSLALWYPAREGMGKIVREMIGTAHDLNLSMFMPWLNDVGLYFYRDGDKAVANSNVNLGVSDSYTFEARINLGYPQEDDWLRVMGFSSVSRNMEIQIRGKDMRLVEQNHIWLAENVLPQEKAWSHVVVTVDSSNVNFYVNGNMVMTKPAGISMNRVFNGKFSVGESSTMEGFVGHIADIRMYLSALSTEQVLELSKPVTDEGEESQLIIVNVNDMDVVNGFDRQFTCSVVGNNFYRSTAKDAKLNMTINVEQAGKYNLVLYARSASLENAEVQFGAGSKQKGVMPLAQVWRAYTVSNMALELASGRQNFELIVPAGVDIAGLALATDDISASDIAWNMAGDNGLQPVQSSKVKTFVRYEGFADSSMLRPRVRIVNTSGEAINGYSVRYYFRGEVPALVHASAFFPQDSSTLSVHAESNRTGYVEWRFADSVIQANGSPFFGEGPLFGLNNIEWNGWYSADDPSFVLNAARDFVENKGIIVLDKDNNLIGGSCAEMEDEIEDVTSARVLARDVRARTTGDPQASEIYLKVENTGNMPIAGYDVRYYFYVEAGFTPVMEIYGDGLPQGVTAEKSNLGNGRWMVNLHCENILGSGMSWNREGAFTLHLPDWQMGWNANDDPGHVGMTTSVAEAVGFNVVDSLGNVIYGKEPSWPTGQLVLVETPNGSGSPDSSYAIDFGYTAPDDSIPITRTEDGLVVTMNAYTYVSLDLINAGGIPVRHVYTGTLAPGQQYIRVDWSGINMRNTYLALRINGALKSTKLLTLL, from the coding sequence TACTTTGCAGGCCATAGATCCGAATTGCTATTACGAAAAATCTCGGACTAGTAATAATACTGATTGCGAAATTGGTTTGTACGGAAAGCGAGATTCCGTTCTTGTTTCTGGTGATACGCTTAAAGTTGATGGTTCCTTCCAAAAGAAAAGGTATAACGAATATCAGAAAAATCCGATTGAATTTAAGACAGATGCCGATTGGAATAAAATGGGCGTCAAGATTGACCGATGGGAACGAGTGAGTGGTATTGATGCTAATGGGAAAGTTTCTTCGGATGAGGTTCCCATTCGTCACGTAGAACGTTACGAAATTCCACCAATTACTGTGACGAACTACATTGAAAAATATTCCTTTGTTGTTGACGACTTGATGCCACACCGTCTGCGTGAAATCTATATGAATTTCAACTTCCAGCAGGAACTTGTCTGGGAATGTGACGTGGAAAAGGATCCGACAGCAAATGATGCCTGCAAAGTCTATAAGAGAATTGCTGGTCAAAGTTGGCCGACTACTCCTCTGATGACTGTTCCGCATCCTGTGAAAAAAGATGGTCATTTTGATTTCAATGCAAGAGACTACTTCAATGCCTCCTATAATGATGATCTTTCTGTAATACAGAAGGATAACCAGAATACGGTAATCGTGTCTGTCGTGAACAAGATTGGTCTTTCCAATACGCAGAGGTTCTATTATCTGTTTAAGGCTACTGAAGACCTTTTGGAATCTAGTTGGCCGCTGCCGAATGTCGTGGTGAATAAAATCGACGGCTTTGTGGGTTCTGCAAGTGCCCTGGATTATCAGGGCTTTAGCATCGTCAGCGCTAAAGATTCTATTTTCCGTTGCGTGACAGCGAAGTGCGATTCCTCGGATTCGATTGCGTCATGGCATGCGATGACGAGTTCTCCTACTGCTGAAGGACTGAGATTCTCGTCAAGTCAAAAGGTTGATAGTCCGGCAGAAGGTGATTATCTTTGGGTTTTCAATGCGACAAGTTTTAATTCTACGGACAATTCGTCTGATAGCGGCGATATATATTTGGTTCCGTTTGTCGTGGATACTACGGCTCCGAAGTTCACATTGACGACAGATAGCTATTGCGTGAATCCGGACAGTTCCGTCTTTATAGCCCGTGTAAAGGTCGATGGTAATGATTCCTTGACAACGAAAAACAGGGATGCCGCCGATATCCGTATTATGCAATGGACTCTTGAACAGAAGAAAGGAGGAACCTACAACAAGGTGTCTGATGCAAAATTGCCGTTCCTTTACGATGTCGTCTCGAAGGACTTTGCTGTAACCTGGGATGGAGTAAACAAGAAATCTCTGACGGATGGTGAGTATCGTTTAAGTGCGGCTGCGATAGATTATGCTTTGCCGAACTTGACTGCCTACGGAGCGGTGAACGCGCTGTTCGAAAAGGTTGTCAAGCAGACCGCTAGTGAAACGGACTGGAATTCGGTCATTAATAACCACAAGTTGAATGTCGGTTATGATACGGTAGAATTTAGGGTAGATAAAACTGCGCCAGCTTTGCCCAAATTTGATTTGGTTGCAGCCCCGATGGATTCTCAGAAGGTGTCTAGATACGCTTCCTTGCCGAAACTAGCCCGCCAGGACAATCAGTGTGTGTATGTGTCTAAGGATAGCCTCCTGAACATATCGTATTCCGTTCGTGAAGCATTGAACGGCCGTAGTGAAACGTCCGTCTTTATAAACTGGTTGTTTAAGCATATTCCTGACAGCAATGCTGTTGACCGTGCCGGTGATTCTGTGTGGCTTGACAAAGACCAGGTTGATGGTAGCTGGACCGAAAATACGGGGCTTCTGTTGGAAGATGGCGAGTATCGCGTTCTTGCCGTTACTCGTGACGAGGCGAAGAATACATCAACTCCGATTAAGTCGTATCCTGAAAAGATGCTGATTGACCGAACAGCCCCGCAAATTGAAGGCCTTATAAGTACGATTCCCGTCTATGATACTGCATCTACAAAACCGTTCGAAGCCTCCATCAAAGTTTCCGAAAGTAAGGATGTGGCTGTCAACCGTACCGGTATGAAGTGTAGCTATAGAATTATTGGCGGCGGCAATGAAAATCAGTGGCGTGAAATTACTGGCTCCGTATTGCATACGGAAACATTCAAGTTCTATCTTGATAAGGGCTTGATTGGAACAAATGACGGGAAACGCTATTTTGAAGCAGCCTGTGTGGATCTGGCGGGAAATGTCGGTGTTCGCACCAGTCTGTTCTTTGTGGGAAAACGTCATCCGAATATTGTTTCTCCTACGGAATCTGGTGATTTAAAGATGCCGGTTATCCCGATTGTGGGCATTGCTCCGCCCGATTTTGACGATGACGAAAATTCCGCTGTTTATCGTCTAAGGTATAGGGAAGCAAATTCGACGGAATGGGAAACAGACAAAATCATGACTGTTGCTGCCAACCGTTCGAAGGATAGCGCGAATATATCGAAAATTGCGCAGAGTAACGAAGGAGTGTTGGGTTATTTCTATCGAGATACCATCTATGATAAGCAGTATTATATTGAACTTGGGGTCAAGACGTGCGATAGTTGTTCCTGGCGTACGGATTCGGTCCTTATAACTTTGGGCAAACTTGCGGCGGATAGTGTAAAACCGGTAGTCGCATTTGATGTTTCGAAAACCTCCATGGTTGTCGGGGTGGATTCTGTCAATATGTCGCTCCGTCTAACGGGTAACCCGTCTGGTGCGTACATGCTGCGTATCTATGCAGAAGACTCGAAGGGCGTCGGTGTTTTTGACAGGTCGGTTGAACGAGCCTGGGCAAACCCGTATTATGGTTCGCCTTATGATTTGACTGCTGGATTGGTTTATGATTCCACAAAGTCCCCTGCTGGGGTGTGGTTCTATCAAGATGACAGCTTGTATCATTTGAGATGGTCCGGTTTGCCCGACACGTCTGAATTGCAAGTCTCGTTCTTGTCTTCGTCTTTTGGCGAAACGTGCATGGCCCTGAAGGGCAGTGTCATCATGAATCTTGACAAGGGGTGCCGTGTTGAATCTCAAATGAACAATTTCCCCGAAATTACTTCGGAATACTTGAGCGGTTATCCGATGTTGATGCCGCCTACGACAACCGACAATGTCATGATTCTCTCGGGTGATTCTGGACATGTCGTGATGAAGTCGGAAGGTGCATTCCGTATAGTTGGCAGCCATATCGATACACTGGCTGGGCATAACGTACCTGTGTATTTCGGGTCTAGTGAAATGGCCGGCTTTACGCTTGCCGGTCAGAACATTGGTGTCGATACGATGAATGTGCTGCAGACGGGCTGGAATGTTCATCCGGAAGCCTTTGGGTTGTCGTTTACATGGGATGGCCGCCTGGATTCCCGGTTCTTCCCGGCCGATGGAAAGGTGAAGGTTTATGCCGAGGTGACTGGACTTGATGGTGAAAATGCGTTCGTCGATGTACAGACGAAGGAAATTGATCTGACCTCTCAAGATGTTAAGGTCGTGCTAAGCAACAGTCTGCCTGTTTATCCTTTAATCGTGAAGGACCCGACTTCGTATAAATTGGGTTCCATGAGCATTCCTTATGGCATTCTTTATAAAGATGCTTATGTGAACATTGAAATTCGTGACTCCGCCGATAATCCAATCTCAGTGCTGGAGACAAATAAATTCGTTGCAGCGCATTCTAACGGCAAGGCGTATTCTGTAACATGGAACGGGAAGCGTGATTCGGATAATAATCCTGTAGATGCTGGGACTTATAAGGTTGTAATCAAGGCTTTCCCTGCTGGAACCATTGATACGACGGGAGGAAATAAACCTAAGGGTGATTCTGCGATAGCGCTATTGTCGGTAATTACTACAAATAGCATGATTGACAAAACTCCGGGTGACAGGTCGCATACCGATTCCGTGAGCATTTATGTTTCCGAGGCCGTTACTGATTCCAGTTTGGGACGAGTTGTCAACAGGTATGAACCCATCGCGGATTACTTTGTTGATGCTGAATTGAGTGGAAAATACTTGCCCAAGAATATTCGCGAGGCGAATCTCGTTACAAAATTTAGTGGAACGCAATATCCGCTTGGCTTTACGCCGGAACGATTCAGTCTAGGTATTAAGAGACAGAGACAAAGTTTGGATTTGGTTGCAGTCATATGGGTAGATAGGTGGATCCAGTCTTGTACTGATGGAAGGTGTGATACCACAGATACAAGGAATGAACCTCTTGCCGATGTTAGACCGATACATTTTGATGAGCAGTCCTTGTCAACATCTATAGATATTGATATTGATGCTGCAAAAAAATATGGCTATTTAGGTGGGCCAGACTTGGCGGAATTTGGCAAGAAAACGAAGTTTGATATGTTTGTTACATCATGGAGAGAATGGGATTCTTTTTATAATAATGGACAATGGGATGGATCATTGCTCGCATATACTCTGTTGAAGACAAACTCTTTATGGGACTTGTCTAAAATTGATGTTAATGATGTAGTTATTCCGGCTCCGGGACAAGGTGGGTATTTGCCATTCCCTCGAAAAGAACGGGGCTCTTGCGCGGCAGATGAAGAGGTAAATGAAAATGGAGTCCATCAGTGTATATATACGCAAGATTCTGTTTCAAATCAGTACGACCCCAATAGGGAGCTGTTTGCTGTAGAACTTGTAGGAAATTCAGCATCCAATTTTTATACAAATGAACAAAAAATTAATCCAGATCATTGTGATAACACTCGCTATAGAAAATTGAAGTTTAGTATCAAACTAACCATTCCTCCCGAGTATTGGAATGCTCCTTTCGGCTATGATAATCTTGTGAACCGTACCATTCGTTTTGACTCTAAGAATATAAGCCTCTATGGTGAAAAAGATGGATATTTCCATACGCTCGAAAAAAATTCTCTAACGATGAATTTATCGAGAGCGAAAAACCTATTTGATGGTTCTCAATGGAATCTTAAGCATAGTTATGGTTTGTTGACTCCTTTTGAAACGCAGCATTTACCATATTTTAAAGCTAGTGAACTTTCTGGTGGTGGAAATACATTCCTTTTTGCGGATGAAGGTGTCGGGTTTGAACAGGTATCCCGATTCACTCTAAAATTCTACAACGACCCAAATGACACGATAAATTATAATAGTCGCCATTTTATTGCGCATATATTTGCTCCAGGTTATGCACAGAACATAACCAATAATGGTGATTCGTTGAAAACAGACTACTTTATGCCTGGCGATATTGATTTCTATGTCAGCATGAACAAGTCTTTTGGGGCCGTATTTGCCGAAAATGCGGATAAATCCGTACGTTTAGATTATCCTGCAGGTGGTAAAGGCGTAAATAACCCGGGTAATGGGAAAACATATTATCTGCTGGGTTCCAGGATTCATCATTATTATAATGACTACAGCGATGTTGATTGGTTGAAACAGTTCACTTTGAACGGTGATACTACCAGTTATTTCAAAAATCTCTCCAATTTTAAGACTAATCCTGATAATTTGATTTTGTATTCTAATTCTGACGTTGATTTTGATCCAGGTTCGCTTTCTTCATTGCATCTTGATTCCGCAAAGGTTGTAAATGGTGATTCGCTTGTTAGATCGCTGTCTATTAGCCCAGACTCTTATGATGCAAGTTCGAAAAAGTTTAGTGCTTATATTGCTTTGCCGATTTCGATAAGCGGTGATGTTGTTCCGACTTATACGACATTGCTCAAAGGTGTCCCGAATGAGAAGTACAAAATTTCCAACGATACGCTTTATATTGCCGCATCCGACTGGAAACAGGATGTCAGGTATCGACGTTCTTTGGATTTTACTTCCCAGTTGCCGGAACGGACAAGTGCCAAGGAACTCACGATAAATCATCTTTATCGGTATCAAAGCGGAGTGAACTATAGAAGAGAATCCGATAATAATTTGTATTATGGCACGGCTGCGGAAAAAGAATGGACTCGTAATCCGTGGATTAAGGATGTTGAAGTCGTATCTTCAAGACTGGTTCATTTGGATGATTCTGTCCATTCACATCTTGATGCTGTCGGGAATGCAACAACTCCATCTAGTGTCAATATCCAATACAAAAATGAAATTGATGTGAAACGCCCCAAGGAACTTGTGGAAATACGTGCGAATTTGATACCGGGGACGAAATATCATCTTCTATATTTGAAGGATTCCGTGTATTATCCGGTTGTAGATTCTGCCATAGAAGTCAAGACGTCCGGCGAACGCAGACTTGCCTGGTTCAATGTGAATAGGCTTCAAGGGAATACACAGTTCCTTTTGACCTGGGGTGGCGATAATGAGGGTGGCGACTATAGTTGCAGTCACTACAATCTGGTAATCGGAAAGCAAGTAAAGGATACTGAGCAGGGTACGGTCACATCGCTGTTTGACGAAGTTTCTGTTACGTTCCCGCAAGGTACGCTTGATTCGAGTGACGATTTTACGGTTCGTACGGTTGCTGCCGAAGACTACCATTTCGAGGTGTTTAACAACGTGCCAATAACAGGGTCGATTGTGGAAGTTTTGCCTCCGAAGGTGTTTGGCGATACGTTGCCTCGCATTGAAATCAAGATTTCCAAGGCGGAGATGCGGGATATGAATGTTACGCCGAGTACCTTGAAACTCTACAAGGTCGATTTTACGAATAAAAAGTTTATCCCGCTTGACAAGGTACTGTATGGATATCTTGGTGCAGACGGGCATGCAGCGGTTGCCAATGGCTTTGATACCGCGGAATGTGAAATATGGAATGATTCAAAGTGCTATCCGGGTAATGACGACCTATGGGAATATATTTTGATTTCCGGCGTAACAAAGACGTTCTCGGTTTTTGCAGCCATGGATTCTAGATTGGCGGAAATCCCCGATTTCAGTCTAGAAATCTTGCCGGCAATAGCAGGCACATCGGATCGTGATGTTCGAGTAATCGGCTTGAAAAATTTTAATCTGTATGTTGATAACGATTCCCTGTGGAACGATAGTAATGATGTGACTCCGGCAAAACTGTTGCCTTATAGCCTAGATGCCAATGAAATTGCCCATGTGCAGTTGCCTAGGCGTGGAACGATGACGGATACGAACTACGTGTTTGTCATTGCCAAGAACGATACTTCGGAGTTGCCTTTGGCACCTGCCGCTGCCCGTGCATTGACTGTTCCGGCGAACTTTGCATGTTCTACCCCGTCTGATTCTGTATGGCTTGGTCTTGACAATGGTTTCATGGCTTATGGTGCTAGTTGCAATCAGCCGGGTGACGGAATCGTCTCGTTGTATTTAAACGATAGGCTTATTACGGAAATTCGTGCCGAAATCCCGGACACGATTGTTTACGATGGTTCTAGGAAAATAGGAGGTTCTTCTGTTGGCAAGATAAAGAATGGTGTGTACGAGTCGACCTACTTGGGCATGTCTGTCCTTGGTAATGAAATGCAGGTGATGGGTCCGAAGGTCTATACGGATTCTGCCCGTCCCAAGGTCTCTTCATGGAATGTTGTTGATTCCTCCGATGTACTTGATCGAATCTTTGTGGTTTCGGCGAAACTTGAAGATTCCGAATCGGGAATTGCCAAGGTGGATATTCGTTCTGTATTTAGTTCGATACCATTGAAGGATGTTTCGATGATGCCTGATTCCAATGGTAATGTCTCTGCCAAGGTTCGTCTTAGCCGTAAGGAGTTGGCAAGTTGCATCGGATGTAATCTTGCCATTACAATGCATGTGGAAGATTATGGTCATAACTATGAAGAAATAACCTATGAATCGTCTAAACTTTATCCGTATCCGCAATCTCTCGCCTTGTGGTATCCTGCAAGGGAAGGTATGGGAAAAATTGTTCGCGAGATGATTGGGACGGCCCATGATTTGAACCTGTCCATGTTTATGCCTTGGCTTAACGATGTCGGCCTTTATTTCTATCGAGACGGAGATAAGGCTGTTGCCAACAGCAATGTGAATCTGGGTGTATCTGATTCTTACACGTTTGAGGCCCGCATAAATCTTGGCTATCCGCAGGAAGATGACTGGCTCCGTGTAATGGGCTTCTCCAGTGTTAGCCGTAATATGGAAATTCAGATTAGGGGTAAAGATATGCGCCTTGTCGAACAGAACCATATTTGGCTTGCTGAAAATGTGTTGCCTCAAGAAAAGGCTTGGAGCCATGTGGTTGTCACGGTTGATTCTTCCAATGTCAATTTCTACGTGAACGGGAACATGGTTATGACAAAACCGGCTGGAATTTCTATGAATCGAGTGTTCAACGGAAAGTTCTCGGTAGGCGAAAGTTCGACGATGGAGGGCTTTGTTGGCCATATTGCGGACATTCGCATGTATCTTTCGGCCTTGAGTACTGAACAGGTGCTGGAATTATCGAAACCTGTTACGGATGAGGGCGAGGAATCGCAACTGATTATTGTTAATGTAAATGACATGGATGTTGTGAATGGCTTTGACCGTCAATTTACTTGCTCGGTCGTCGGCAATAATTTCTATCGTTCGACGGCTAAGGATGCGAAATTGAATATGACGATTAATGTCGAACAGGCCGGAAAGTACAATCTGGTGCTCTATGCGCGTTCTGCAAGTTTGGAAAATGCCGAAGTTCAATTCGGTGCCGGTTCAAAGCAGAAGGGTGTGATGCCGCTTGCTCAGGTATGGAGAGCTTATACGGTATCAAATATGGCTCTTGAACTTGCCTCTGGAAGACAAAACTTCGAATTGATTGTGCCTGCTGGAGTCGATATTGCTGGCTTGGCCTTGGCTACGGATGATATTTCCGCATCGGATATTGCGTGGAATATGGCTGGTGATAATGGCCTGCAACCTGTACAATCTAGCAAGGTAAAGACGTTTGTTCGCTACGAAGGCTTTGCCGATTCTTCCATGTTGCGTCCGCGAGTCCGTATCGTGAATACATCAGGCGAGGCTATCAATGGTTATTCTGTTCGCTATTACTTCCGTGGCGAAGTTCCTGCTCTGGTTCATGCATCGGCCTTCTTCCCTCAGGATAGTTCGACACTCTCGGTCCATGCCGAAAGCAATCGGACAGGGTATGTGGAGTGGCGTTTTGCTGATTCCGTAATTCAGGCAAATGGCTCACCGTTCTTTGGCGAAGGTCCCCTTTTTGGACTGAACAATATTGAATGGAATGGCTGGTATTCTGCGGATGACCCATCTTTCGTGCTTAATGCGGCTAGAGACTTTGTTGAAAACAAGGGTATAATCGTCCTTGACAAAGACAATAACCTGATTGGCGGCTCCTGCGCTGAAATGGAAGATGAAATTGAGGATGTCACATCGGCCCGTGTACTTGCAAGGGATGTCCGTGCTAGGACGACGGGAGATCCGCAAGCGAGTGAAATTTATCTGAAGGTTGAAAATACAGGTAACATGCCTATTGCCGGATATGATGTCCGTTACTATTTCTATGTCGAAGCTGGATTTACTCCAGTCATGGAAATCTATGGAGACGGTCTTCCGCAAGGTGTGACCGCAGAAAAGTCCAATCTCGGTAATGGACGGTGGATGGTAAATCTCCATTGTGAAAATATTCTTGGCTCGGGAATGTCCTGGAATCGAGAGGGTGCTTTTACATTGCATCTTCCAGATTGGCAAATGGGTTGGAACGCGAATGATGACCCGGGGCATGTCGGAATGACCACCTCTGTTGCAGAAGCGGTAGGCTTCAATGTGGTTGATTCGCTCGGCAATGTGATTTATGGAAAAGAACCTAGCTGGCCTACGGGACAATTGGTCCTAGTTGAAACACCCAATGGGTCTGGAAGTCCTGATTCATCGTATGCCATAGATTTTGGCTATACCGCTCCGGATGATTCTATTCCGATCACTCGTACAGAGGATGGACTCGTGGTAACGATGAATGCATATACCTATGTATCTCTGGATTTGATCAATGCCGGCGGCATTCCTGTTCGTCATGTCTATACGGGAACTCTTGCCCCGGGACAACAGTACATTCGTGTGGATTGGTCTGGAATCAACATGAGAAATACCTATCTTGCGCTTCGTATTAATGGAGCCTTAAAATCGACAAAATTGTTGACCCTTCTGTGA